The following are encoded in a window of Candidatus Goldiibacteriota bacterium HGW-Goldbacteria-1 genomic DNA:
- the hprK gene encoding HPr(Ser) kinase/phosphatase: protein MDFITVKEFFEDNNEKFRLNILAGEEYLDKKKIVVSDINRPGLALAGFFGYFPYERIQVFGKTEFTYIKKLGSVKADRVMGEIFKQNVPCIIISRNLKAPSGFLLLAKKYKTPVFETSLFTTKIISATMIYLEKKLAPKITMHGTFVDVYGLGVLITGKSGIGKSEVTLELVKRGHRLVADDLIEVTRLGEGELEARGMSVVQHHMEIRGVGIIDVRTLFGVGAVRDYQKVELVLHLEEWEKGKDYERLGIEEHMQDILGVQVPKIVLPVKPGRTLSIIVEVAAMNQRLRQKGHNPAKELNEKIMMYMGKGKRDV, encoded by the coding sequence ATGGATTTTATAACCGTCAAGGAGTTCTTTGAAGATAATAATGAAAAATTCCGCCTTAATATTTTAGCGGGCGAAGAATATCTTGATAAAAAAAAAATAGTGGTATCAGACATAAACCGGCCGGGGCTTGCTTTGGCCGGTTTTTTTGGATATTTTCCGTATGAACGTATTCAGGTTTTTGGAAAGACGGAATTTACCTATATAAAAAAACTTGGAAGCGTGAAAGCGGACAGGGTTATGGGTGAAATATTCAAGCAGAATGTCCCCTGTATAATAATTTCAAGAAATTTAAAGGCGCCTTCCGGTTTTCTGCTGCTTGCAAAAAAGTATAAGACGCCGGTTTTTGAAACTTCCCTTTTTACGACAAAAATCATAAGCGCCACCATGATATATCTTGAAAAAAAACTGGCTCCAAAAATTACCATGCATGGAACTTTTGTGGATGTGTACGGGCTTGGGGTTCTTATAACCGGCAAGAGCGGTATAGGGAAAAGTGAAGTAACATTAGAACTGGTAAAAAGAGGGCACAGGCTTGTCGCTGACGATCTTATAGAAGTCACAAGGCTGGGAGAAGGCGAACTTGAAGCAAGGGGCATGAGTGTTGTTCAGCACCATATGGAAATAAGAGGAGTGGGAATAATAGACGTTCGGACCCTTTTTGGCGTGGGCGCGGTCAGGGATTATCAGAAAGTGGAACTTGTGCTTCATCTTGAAGAATGGGAAAAAGGCAAGGATTATGAAAGGCTTGGAATAGAGGAACACATGCAGGATATACTTGGAGTACAGGTGCCAAAAATAGTCCTTCCGGTAAAGCCGGGAAGAACATTAAGTATAATTGTGGAAGTGGCTGCCATGAATCAAAGGTTAAGGCAGAAAGGCCACAACCCGGCAAAAGAACTTAATGAAAAAATAATGATGTACATGGGGAAGGGAAAAAGGGATGTCTAG
- a CDS encoding PTS mannose transporter subunit IID, producing the protein MAGIIIATHYTFAESLKETIFMIVGQKEKVTALTLLKSDTLETFTAKMKDAVEKNDDGKGVVIMADMFGGTPMNAAFSLYNADPKIKIITGVNMPMVVEAMNHIEKSSAEITEMIFSKKDRLIIDVKTMIGKR; encoded by the coding sequence ATGGCGGGAATAATAATTGCAACACACTATACTTTTGCGGAAAGCCTTAAAGAAACTATTTTTATGATAGTGGGGCAGAAAGAAAAAGTGACGGCGCTTACGCTTTTAAAAAGCGATACTCTTGAAACTTTTACCGCTAAAATGAAGGATGCTGTGGAAAAGAATGATGATGGAAAAGGCGTGGTAATAATGGCGGACATGTTTGGCGGTACACCCATGAACGCGGCTTTTTCACTTTATAATGCTGATCCAAAAATAAAAATAATAACCGGTGTGAATATGCCGATGGTGGTAGAGGCCATGAATCATATTGAAAAAAGTTCCGCAGAAATAACCGAAATGATATTTTCAAAAAAAGACAGGCTGATAATAGACGTGAAAACAATGATTGGGAAAAGGTAA